The following coding sequences are from one Manis pentadactyla isolate mManPen7 chromosome 13, mManPen7.hap1, whole genome shotgun sequence window:
- the LOC118923812 gene encoding immunity-related GTPase family M protein-like: protein MGKALEEGKLLEVVSVVRETLEAACSAKVSVAVIGDSCNGVSSFVNVLRGLGHEEETSAPTGVVRTTQIPTSYSSSRLPNVMLWDRPGMGAAAQSLENHLGEMPFSQYDLFIITASEQFSMNHVKLAKTIQGLGKRFSIVWTKLDRDLSTSVLSEDQLLQNIWGNIWENLQKEGYVNPPRSWCPTMTLYCMTSHGLGTHCTGTCPTSDAAVYYRPYLKFVTRSLMTK, encoded by the coding sequence ATGGGGAAGGCCTTGGAGGAAGGGAAGTTGCTGGAGGTGGTCTCTGTGGTCAGGGAGACCCTGGAGGCAGCATGCAGTGCTAAGGTGAGCGTTGCGGTGATAGGGGACTCCTGCAATGGCGTGTCCTCCTTCGTCAATGTGCTGAGGGGCCTTGGGCACGAGGAGGAGACCTCGGCTCCCACTGGGGTGGTGAGGACCACCCAGATTCCCACCAGCTACTCATCCTCCCGCCTTCCCAATGTGATGCTGTGGGACAGGCCCGGCATGGGGGCTGCTGCACAAAGCCTGGAGAACCATCTGGGGGAGATGCCGTTCAGCCAATATGATCTCTTTATCATCACGGCATCTGAGCAATTCAGCATGAATCACGTGAAGCTCGCCAAAACCATCCAGGGCCTGGGAAAGAGGTTCTCCATCGTGTGGACCAAGCTGGATAGGGACCTGAGCACGAGTGTCCTCTCAGAGGACCAGCTCCTGCAGAATATCTGGGGGAATATCTGGGAAAATCTCCAGAAGGAGGGATATGTGAACCCCCCACGTTCCTGGTGTCCAACCATGACCCTTTATTGCATGACTTCCCATGGCTTAGGGACACATTGTACAGGGACCTGTCCGACATCAGATGCTGCAGTCTACTACAGACCCTATCTCAAATTTGTCACAAGATCATTAATGACAAAGTGA
- the LOC118923810 gene encoding T-cell-specific guanine nucleotide triphosphate-binding protein 2-like: MGQCSPSRASRQKAHDLVSDFGKFSEKFHLETKIISQETITLIQSSLKAGDFQKAITAISEALSDIENAPLSIAVTGETGSGKSSFINALRGVGHEGESAAPTGTLETTMERTPYRNEKFVSVTIWDLPGLGSTSFKPQKYLKKMKFNEYDFFIIISATRFKLYDTKLAKAIGKMGKNFYFVRSKVDSDLDNERRSKPTTFNKEKILKDIRDDCKKQLENAKMSHPRVFLVSNIDVSDYDFPNLEMTLLRELPAQKRHIFMLSLPSVTEAAIDLKRDSLRQKVWLEALKAGATATFPLVGMINDIDLEMLEETLTLYRSYFGLDDASLETIANDLHVSVEKLKENLESPHLLSVKKGNESVKDRLLKFIETLCSVTGGPIATGIYFTKTFYLQNHFLDTVAKDAKTLLKKEELFTEKVGSSKV, encoded by the coding sequence ATGGGTCAGTGCTCACCCTCCCGTGCATCTCGTCAAAAGGCTCATGATTTGGTCTCCGACTTTGGAAAGTTCTCTGAGAAGTTCCACCTAGAAACAAAAATCATCTCTCAGGAAACCATCACTTTGATTCAATCATCCCTGAAGGCGGGGGACTTTCAGAAGGCTATTACTGCGATCAGTGAGGCGTTGAGCGACATTGAGAATGCCCCACTGAGCATTGCTGTGACTGGGGAGACCGGGTCAGGGAAGTCCAGTTTCATCAATGCGCTGCGTGGGGTTGGGCATGAGGGAGAAAGTGCTGCCCCCACTGGGACGTTGGAGACCACCATGGAGAGAACTCCATACAGAAATGAGAAATTTGTCAGCGTGACAATATGGGACCTGCCTGGCTTGGGGTCAACTAGCTTTAAACCACAGAAATatctaaagaaaatgaagtttAATGAGTATGACTTCTTTATTATCATCTCTGCTACACGCTTCAAATTATATGATACAAAACTGGCCAAAGCAATTGGAAAAATGGGGAAGAATTTCTACTTTGTTCGAAGTAAAGTAGACAGTGATTTGGACAATGAACGAAGGAGTAAACCAACGACATTCAATAAGGAAAAAATCCTGAAAGACATTCGAGATGACTGCAAGAAACAGCTAGAGAATGCCAAGATGAGTCACCCTCGGGTCTTCTTGGTCTCCAACATTGATGTGTCTGACTATGATTTCCCAAACCTGGAGATGACACTTCTGAGGGAGCTCCCAGCCCAGAAGCGCCACATCTTCATGCTCTCCCTGCCCAGTGTCACTGAGGCTGCCATTGACCTGAAGAGGGACTCCCTGAGGCAGAAGGTGTGGCTGGAGGCACTGAAGGCTGGAGCAACAGCCACCTTCCCTTTGGTGGGTATGATCAATGATATAGATCTGGAGATGCTGGAGGAGACTTTAACCCTGTACCGGTCTTACTTTGGCCTGGATGACGCATCCCTGGAAACCATAGCCAACGATTTGCACGTGTCAGTGGAGAAACTCAAGGAAAATCTCGAGTCTCCACATTTGTTGTCTGTCAAGAAGGGTAATGAGTCCGTGAAGGACAGACTGCTGAAGTTTATTGAGACACTTTGCTCAGTCACTGGGGGCCCCATTGCCACAGGCATTTACTTTACAAAAACCTTctatttgcaaaatcacttccttGATACTGTGGCTAAGGATGCCAAAACTCTCCTTAAAAAAGAGGAGCTTTTCACAGAAAAGGTGGGCTCTTCCAAGGTCTAA